CGCGCCATAGATCGCCACCCCAGGAGAAAACGATCTCGGACCCATCCGGACTGACCGAGGGAAAGCGCGGCAGTCCTACCCGCTCAGGCTCTGCCGCCGCCGTGCCGTGCAAGCTTGCCAGTAGTAGGCCAGCAAGCGACAAAGCTGCGCGGCGTCGCGTGGTGTTCGGCGGTGCTGCACTTAGCGGGGTCATGGCGCGAAGTGAGTTACGCAGCCCCAGCGTGCCGTGTAATACCTTCATCGTCGTGCCTTCCTTAGTCTTTGCACTCCCCCAACGTAGCAGCTAAGACAGACAATGAAAAAGTGGCCGGCTGGCTAGAGGGAAGATGAAAGCAGGGAGAAAAAGTCGCCGTGAGGGGTCGAATCAAGTCCATGACCCATCAGGAGGAGCGCGCGCTCAATGAATACCCATTACGCCTCAGTGGAGCCGGCACGTGAGGAAGTCGATGCCATGCACGGGCCTACCGTCATCGAGTTCGGCACACCTTGGTGCGGCTTCTGCATCGATGCCCAGCCGAAGCTCGACATGGCGCTCTCCGCCTACCCAGACGTACGTCACCTCAAGATCGAGGATGGGCGCGGGCGCCGACTGGGGCGTTCGTTCAGGGTCAAGCTGTGGCCGACGCTGATCTTTATGAGCAATGGTGAGGAGGTAACGCGGGTCGTGCGGCCGGCCAGCGCGGAGGCAGTTCGCCTGGCGCTCGAGAGAATTGCCGATTGATTGACCGTTCACCACATCCCCCCTAGGTTTGAAGGCGTATGCGTGCCATCTGCGGAATCGAGGAGAAAGAATGTCTCGGCAATTCGCCATTCTGGGGTTGGGCTATTTCGGCGTGACCGTTGCCGAGGAGTTGCGTCACCGCCATCACCAGGTGCTGGGGGTCGACCCTGACGAGGCGCGCGTCAATGCCCTGTCCGATCTGCTCAGCCATGCCATGGTCGCCGATATTACCGATGAGCAGGCACTTTCCGAGCTCTCGCTGGATGCCTATGACGCCGTGATCATCGACCCCAACGACAATATCGAAGCGAGCATGACCTGCACTTTGCTGGCCCGGGAGCAGGGGGCGCGTGAGATCTGGGTCAAGGCGCACTCGGATACCCACTATCGTCTGCTCAAGCATCTGGGCGCCGACCATGTCGTCTATCCCGAATTCGACAGTGGCATGCGCGTGGCGGAGAGCCTCCACTATCATGCCATGCTCGATTACATCGATCTGGGCGATCGCCACTTCGTCGTCGACCTGGAGGTGACACAGCGGCTGTGCAGCGAATTCGCGACCGTCGATGACCTCGAGCTGAGCAAGCTCGACCTCTCGCTCATCGCCATCAAGCGCGGCCACGAGCTGCTGAAGTCGCCCGAGGGCAATACGTCTCTGGAAGAGCATGATCACCTGGTGCTGATAGGAAACCTGGACGATCTGCGCACGCTGGGCAGGAAGCGCTAGCGTGCCGATGCGGGAGAGCGGACAACGATGAGCCTGCGCCAGCGGCTCGCCCGGCCGCTTGGGCTCTATCCGCATGGCCGGGTAATCCACCTATCGCCCCCCGAGATACTGCTGCTCGGTCTCGTCCTGCTCAGCATCGTCGGCACGCTGCTGCTGCGCTTGCCGATCGCCGCCACCGAAACCCTGCGCTGGAACGAGGCGCTATTCACCGCCACCTCGGCGATCACCGTCACTGGGCTCAACGTGGTCGAGACGGCGGAGCTGACGCGCTTCGGCCAATGTATAGTGCTCGTCCTTATCCAGGTTGGCGGACTCGGCTTCATGACCTTTGCCGCCTTGACACTACTGCTGCTGGGCATGCGCATGCCGCTCCAGGAGCAGAACCTGATTCGCGAAGCGCTAAACCACACCTCGTTCAAGAACCTGGTGCCGCTGGTGCGCCTGGTCATCCTCTTTGCCCTGATCGCCGAAACGCTGGGCGCACTGCTGCTGGCCATCACCTGGGTGCCGACCTACGGCTGGTCAGAGGGCCTGTGGTTCAGCGTGTTCCATGCCGTCTCGGCGTTCAACAACGCCGGTTTCACCACCTGGCCGGACAGCCTGCGCGAGGAGGTCGCCAACCCGCTGGTGAATGGCGTTGTCAGCCTGCTGTTCATCATCGGCGGGCTGGGGTTTGCGGTCATCGCCGAGCTCACCAAGCATCGGCGAAGCCGCAGGCTCTCGTTGCATGCCCGCGTGGTGCTGTATGCCACCCTGTGGCTGAACTTGATAGCCATGCTGGCGCTGCTGCTGCTTGAGTGGGGCAACCCCGATACTCTGGGTGGGCTCGAGTCGATCGGCGCGCGCTTGCAGGCGGCCTGGTTCCAGGC
This DNA window, taken from Halomonas sp. TA22, encodes the following:
- a CDS encoding thioredoxin family protein produces the protein MNTHYASVEPAREEVDAMHGPTVIEFGTPWCGFCIDAQPKLDMALSAYPDVRHLKIEDGRGRRLGRSFRVKLWPTLIFMSNGEEVTRVVRPASAEAVRLALERIAD
- a CDS encoding TrkA family potassium uptake protein yields the protein MSRQFAILGLGYFGVTVAEELRHRHHQVLGVDPDEARVNALSDLLSHAMVADITDEQALSELSLDAYDAVIIDPNDNIEASMTCTLLAREQGAREIWVKAHSDTHYRLLKHLGADHVVYPEFDSGMRVAESLHYHAMLDYIDLGDRHFVVDLEVTQRLCSEFATVDDLELSKLDLSLIAIKRGHELLKSPEGNTSLEEHDHLVLIGNLDDLRTLGRKR
- a CDS encoding TrkH family potassium uptake protein; this encodes MSLRQRLARPLGLYPHGRVIHLSPPEILLLGLVLLSIVGTLLLRLPIAATETLRWNEALFTATSAITVTGLNVVETAELTRFGQCIVLVLIQVGGLGFMTFAALTLLLLGMRMPLQEQNLIREALNHTSFKNLVPLVRLVILFALIAETLGALLLAITWVPTYGWSEGLWFSVFHAVSAFNNAGFTTWPDSLREEVANPLVNGVVSLLFIIGGLGFAVIAELTKHRRSRRLSLHARVVLYATLWLNLIAMLALLLLEWGNPDTLGGLESIGARLQAAWFQAVTPRTAGFNTLDTAALRDPSTLLTMLLMFIGAGSGSTASGIKVTTFVILVLVARSFVRGNQQPVAFGRTIPEETVLKAVSVALAGMLLIFACLFVLTITEPGKAFLDLAFESVSAFGTVGLSRGVTAELSLPGQLIIILTMLLGRVGPISLGYFIATRQPHSLKHATGQVHIG